One genomic segment of Musa acuminata AAA Group cultivar baxijiao chromosome BXJ3-3, Cavendish_Baxijiao_AAA, whole genome shotgun sequence includes these proteins:
- the LOC103978561 gene encoding protein IQ-DOMAIN 12 isoform X1, which produces MARRKSWFDRVKRLFVSDSNAKTEKKERRRRWLVLRLKSKCSPALPVPSTMNARSLKEAEEEQSKHAMAVAVATAAAAEAAVAAAQAAAQVVRLTGNPPYHQRLETAAIKIQATFRGHLARKALRALKGLVRLQALVRGQAVRRQTSLTLQGLQSLMRIQSKACASRLRASEEQACELKEIVHARPKESDDLKLTLHKISERRWDSSILSKEEINAILRSRREAAVKRLRALEYASSYQERRNAQRPSTPAGKEVQADDLNHRWRWLEEWVGAQPLDKDVVEINPLPVPEKGSRDQPSPIPDSLVLDKEKAEEAQLRDLARRSFIRSRTTSVRDDDSFSSSPSFPSYMASTASTKARFRSMSTPKQRAGAGDVCFDQFTPYSNRILSPFHSVVSDISLSSKSSKPPLAHQRSPRLKGQAVPVRSHRPSIDLSFDSQCPVANWDQHGAFR; this is translated from the exons ATGGCAAGGAGGAAAAGTTGGTTTGATCGAGTGAAGAGATTATTTGTCTCCGATTCTAATGCAAAGACAGAAAAG aaggagaggagaaggagATGGCTGGTCTTAAGGCTCAAGTCCAAATGCTCGCCGGCCCTTCCAGTTCCATCAACGATGAACGCGAGATCACTCAAGGAAGCAGAAGAAGAGCAGAGCAAGCACGCAATGGCGGTTGCAGTCGCGACTGCAGCAGCTGCTGAGgccgctgttgctgctgctcAGGCTGCTGCTCAGGTGGTTCGCCTTACCGGAAATCCACCTTACCATCAGAGACTTGAAACTGCAGCTATTAAGATTCAAGCTACCTTCCGTGGACATCTC GCAAGAAAAGCTTTGCGAGCATTGAAGGGCTTGGTTAGGCTGCAGGCTCTTGTTCGTGGCCAAGCGGTGAGGCGTCAGACCAGTCTTACTCTCCAGGGTTTGCAGTCACTGATGAGGATTCAGTCAAAGGCCTGTGCTAGCAGATTGAGAGCTTCGGAAGAACAAGCTTGTGAACTTAAAGAAATCGTTCATGCCAGGCCCAAGGAATCAGATGACCTGAAGTTGACA CTTCATAAGATCAGTGAGAGAAGATGGGACAGCAGCATATTGTCCAAGGAAGAGATCAATGCCATACTCAGAAGCAGAAGAGAGGCTGCAGTAAAGCGATTGAGAGCTTTGGAGTATGCCTCTTCGTATCAG GAGAGAAGGAATGCCCAGAGACCATCGACACCAGCAGGCAAAGAAGTGCAGGCTGATGACCTGAACCACAGGTGGAGGTGGCTCGAAGAGTGGGTTGGGGCACAACCACTGGACAAAGACGTCGTGGAGATCAATCCCCTGCCAGTCCCAGAGAAAGGTTCTCGTGATCAGCCAAGCCCTATACCGGACTCACTCGTTTTGGACAAGGAGAAAGCAGAGGAAGCTCAACTGAGAGACTTGGCCAGAAGGTCCTTCATCAGGTCAAGAACAACGTCTGTCAGAGACGATGACTCCTTCTCAAGCTCTCCTTCCTTCCCCAGCTACATGGCATCCACAGCATCCACCAAGGCACGGTTCAGGTCGATGAGCACGCCGAAACAGCGGGCGGGCGCCGGCGACGTCTGCTTCGATCAGTTCACTCCCTACTCAAACAGGATACTGTCACCATTCCATTCTGTCGTCAGCGACATAAGCCTCAGCAGCAAGTCCAGCAAACCTCCATTGGCTCATCAGAGATCGCCACGCCTGAAAGGTCAAGCGGTTCCGGTGAGGTCTCACAGGCCTTCCATCGATCTCAGCTTCGATTCCCAGTGCCCGGTTGCGAACTGGGATCAGCACGGCGCCTTCAGGTGA
- the LOC103978561 gene encoding protein IQ-DOMAIN 12 isoform X2 encodes MNARSLKEAEEEQSKHAMAVAVATAAAAEAAVAAAQAAAQVVRLTGNPPYHQRLETAAIKIQATFRGHLARKALRALKGLVRLQALVRGQAVRRQTSLTLQGLQSLMRIQSKACASRLRASEEQACELKEIVHARPKESDDLKLTLHKISERRWDSSILSKEEINAILRSRREAAVKRLRALEYASSYQERRNAQRPSTPAGKEVQADDLNHRWRWLEEWVGAQPLDKDVVEINPLPVPEKGSRDQPSPIPDSLVLDKEKAEEAQLRDLARRSFIRSRTTSVRDDDSFSSSPSFPSYMASTASTKARFRSMSTPKQRAGAGDVCFDQFTPYSNRILSPFHSVVSDISLSSKSSKPPLAHQRSPRLKGQAVPVRSHRPSIDLSFDSQCPVANWDQHGAFR; translated from the exons ATGAACGCGAGATCACTCAAGGAAGCAGAAGAAGAGCAGAGCAAGCACGCAATGGCGGTTGCAGTCGCGACTGCAGCAGCTGCTGAGgccgctgttgctgctgctcAGGCTGCTGCTCAGGTGGTTCGCCTTACCGGAAATCCACCTTACCATCAGAGACTTGAAACTGCAGCTATTAAGATTCAAGCTACCTTCCGTGGACATCTC GCAAGAAAAGCTTTGCGAGCATTGAAGGGCTTGGTTAGGCTGCAGGCTCTTGTTCGTGGCCAAGCGGTGAGGCGTCAGACCAGTCTTACTCTCCAGGGTTTGCAGTCACTGATGAGGATTCAGTCAAAGGCCTGTGCTAGCAGATTGAGAGCTTCGGAAGAACAAGCTTGTGAACTTAAAGAAATCGTTCATGCCAGGCCCAAGGAATCAGATGACCTGAAGTTGACA CTTCATAAGATCAGTGAGAGAAGATGGGACAGCAGCATATTGTCCAAGGAAGAGATCAATGCCATACTCAGAAGCAGAAGAGAGGCTGCAGTAAAGCGATTGAGAGCTTTGGAGTATGCCTCTTCGTATCAG GAGAGAAGGAATGCCCAGAGACCATCGACACCAGCAGGCAAAGAAGTGCAGGCTGATGACCTGAACCACAGGTGGAGGTGGCTCGAAGAGTGGGTTGGGGCACAACCACTGGACAAAGACGTCGTGGAGATCAATCCCCTGCCAGTCCCAGAGAAAGGTTCTCGTGATCAGCCAAGCCCTATACCGGACTCACTCGTTTTGGACAAGGAGAAAGCAGAGGAAGCTCAACTGAGAGACTTGGCCAGAAGGTCCTTCATCAGGTCAAGAACAACGTCTGTCAGAGACGATGACTCCTTCTCAAGCTCTCCTTCCTTCCCCAGCTACATGGCATCCACAGCATCCACCAAGGCACGGTTCAGGTCGATGAGCACGCCGAAACAGCGGGCGGGCGCCGGCGACGTCTGCTTCGATCAGTTCACTCCCTACTCAAACAGGATACTGTCACCATTCCATTCTGTCGTCAGCGACATAAGCCTCAGCAGCAAGTCCAGCAAACCTCCATTGGCTCATCAGAGATCGCCACGCCTGAAAGGTCAAGCGGTTCCGGTGAGGTCTCACAGGCCTTCCATCGATCTCAGCTTCGATTCCCAGTGCCCGGTTGCGAACTGGGATCAGCACGGCGCCTTCAGGTGA